In one Plasmodium falciparum 3D7 genome assembly, chromosome: 14 genomic region, the following are encoded:
- a CDS encoding EF-hand calcium-binding domain-containing protein, putative gives MLMLYLHILLCIFLNNPVLVTNENNFFIKILRSQEKKIENEVSLYEKLNNRILFEGSDDFSNLDKLKSLLSFQKKIDNTIRKKQKEENKLKKFQQAIKNGNNIYPVGNNPQGFEKKEREEKEQEKTYMNNVINKINEQKGNYYEPNKNINNKYTEDLTSNGLLYNKDKIKNQFNNPHQEKFIRKHEHEREHEGKNEGKNEHKNEHKNEHKNEHVHVHEHNSKNYEGNPPKNEYPNINFTNILNSIDFYKKIDLVKNYFGYNNNETLNQNMKEQKNMQNHHVENEKNNMIQANNQVDENQNNHQYNNNFHNQKNDNLKQDTKDNSSEQTYNNSNNNIEDNNHIKFFISKDIEKKKNKQNDINESVYNAIKNKNLHLRRNNIKEIFDVDDLVKNIKSFLGIKSNIHEAFENQKLIIKNCNYESFGPELCSVDEKAKEMLWKYEKKKNSAFLFIILFTLFFSLIIQNIVYFIEKKVRNSKDQFRKDLLNTAFRQISLITIINLTIWGILQTNIAEALDEVIFNDILPRHRNIDGVLHNVEPLLEVIFEKILFISMNFLICYSIFIVSIHFVTRTILKWFSESDNSDVSSVAKEVKESQRKCFRNYFFFFRNVRNSKYLAHRYDFSENVDAISIPGLDPNGYYYYEYMRASLLKYNVKLIKIPNAVILFLIFVCISLRPFYNIRLKAEVIFLNVLSLICIIGLISLFVYLYRIDTKLLPRDISKYLLNKYHIETCDKNKRDVTPYYKLLKQESVYPSALNYFFYKTTFPNKHEQLFLLWGNGPSLINFIFQTLCFCFLIILSCWIFLLRVDNITWFQLYSYGSLSICVCILVFFFILKYIIYYNVMVTKTGYLIDTKLLEQVWEYERSDNIKRISEFIDAIKIKSTLHALKEGGEIFWRQLLIKSSTVPSNIQEKMFSIWIGLDEENRGIIDSSKILKFLKSQGINLTSEHDIREFLEVFDRNNKNGLNQEEFFVLIIIVKQILVELLDINAVQSLFEEVYGIPWKSLSSIDVNSLKKILTELNLKWPHGKIRNLIDFVCENKKTKYVSAEYFIKQLINIEEVTLQPFHSASDSK, from the exons ATGCTGATGTTGTATCTTCATATTTTGTTATGT attTTCTTAAATAATCCTGTACTTGTTACAAATgagaataattttttcatcaaAATTTTAAGGtctcaagaaaaaaaaatagaaaatgaGGTGTCGCTTTATGAAAAGTTGAATAATCGTATTTTGTTCGAAGGTAGTGATGATTTCTCAAACTTAGATAAGTTGAAAAGTTTATTATCATTTCAAAAAAAGATAGACAACACAATAAGAAAAAAGcaaaaggaagaaaataaacTCAAAAAATTTCAACAAGCTATAaaaaatggtaataatatttatcctGTGGGGAATAACCCACAAggttttgaaaaaaaagaaagagaggaaaaagaacaagaaaaaacatatatgaacaatgttataaataaaataaatgaacaaaaaggaaattattatgaacctaataaaaatattaataacaaatatacaGAGGATCTAACCTCAAAtggtttattatataataaagataaaataaaaaatcaatTTAATAATCCTCATcaagaaaaatttataagAAAACATGAACATGAACGTGAACATGAAGGTAAAAATGAAGgtaaaaatgaacataaaaatgaacataaaaatgaacataaaaatgaacatgTACATGTACATGAacataattcaaaaaattatgaaggAAACCCCccaaaaaatgaatatcctaatataaattttacaaACATACTAAATAGTAttgatttttataaaaaaattgatttagtaaaaaattatttcggatataataataatgaaactCTAAATCAAAATATGAAAGAGCAAAAAAATATGCAGAATCATCAtgtagaaaatgaaaaaaataatatgatacaAGCAAATAATCAAGTTGatgaaaatcaaaataatcatcaatataataataattttcataatcAAAAGAATGATAATTTAAAGCAAGACACAAAAGATAATTCATCAGaacaaacatataataattcaaataataatattgaagataataatcatataaaatttttcatatcaAAAGAtatagagaaaaaaaaaaataaacaaaatgatataaatgaatcTGTTTACAATgctattaaaaataaaaatttacatttaagaagaaataatattaaagaaatttTTGATGTTGATGATTtagttaaaaatattaaatcttTTTTAGGAATAAAATCTAATATACATGAAGCATTTGAAAatcaaaaattaattattaagaATTGTAATTATGAATCATTCGGACCAGAACTTTGTAGTGTAGATGAAAAAGCAAAAGAAATGTTATGGaaatatgaaaagaaaaaaaacagcgcattcttatttataatattatttactcTATTCTTTAGTTTAATTATACAAAacattgtatattttattgaaaaaaagGTCAGAAATTCAAAAGATCAATTTAGAAAAGACCTTTTAAATACAGCATTTAGACAAATATCTCTAATAACAATTATTAATCTAACTATATGGGGAATACTACAAACGAATATAGCTGAAGCCCTCGATGAAGTTATTTTTAACGAc ATTTTACCAAGACACAGAAATATAGATGGAGTTCTACATAATGTTGAACCATTGTTAGAAGTCATATTTgagaaaattttatttatatccatgaattttttaatatg ttATTCCATATTCATAGTAAGCATCCATTTTGTCACAAGAACCATATTAAAATGGTTTTCCGAATCGGATAATTCTGATGTTTCTAGTGTAGCAAAAGAAGTGAAAGAATCTCAGAGAAAATGTTTTCgaaattatttctttttctttagaAATGTGAGGAATTCAAAATATTTAGCTCACag ATATGACTTTTCCGAAAATGTCGATGCTATAAGTATACCCGGATTAGATCCCAatggatattattattatgaatatatgagAGCTtccttattaaaatataatgtgaaattaattaaaataccAAACGCTGTAAttctatttttaatttttgtatgtATTTCTTTGAG accattttataatataagatTAAAGGCGgaagttatatttttaaatgtattatcacttatatgtataataggACTAATATCTCTTTTTGTTTAT TTGTACCGAATTGATACGAAGTTGTTACCTAGAGACatatcaaaatatttattaaataaatatcatattGAGACATGTGATAAGAATAAAAGAGACGTTACtccatattataaattattaaagcAAGAG TCTGTATATCCCTCGGCgctaaattattttttctacaaAACAACGTTCCCAAACAAACATGAACAATTATTCCTTTTGTGGGGAAATGGTCCATCTttgattaattttatattccaa aCCTTATGTTTTTGCTTTTTAATCATATTATCTTGCtggatatttttattaagagTTGATAACATAACATGGTTTCAACTATATAGTTATGGAAGCTTATCCatatgtgtgtgtatattagtctttttcttcatattaaaatatataatttattataatgttaTGGTTACTAAAACGGGTTATTTAATAGATACCAAGTTATTGGAGCag GTTTGGGAATATGAAAGATCAGATAATATAAAGAGAATATCAGAATTTATTGATGCCATAAAAATTAAG TCAACTTTACATGCATTAAAAGAAGGAGGAGAAATATTTTGGAGACAACTATTAATAAAATCAAGCACTGTTCCATCCAATATACAAGAGAAAATGTTTAGTATTTGGATAGGCttagatgaagaaaatagAGGAATTATCGATTCATCAAAGATATTGAAATTTCTAAAATCACAAGGAATTAATCTAACATCTGAACATGATATTagg gAATTTTTGGAGGTATTtgatagaaataataaaaacggTTTAAATCAAGAAGAATTCTTTGttctcattattattgtgaaACAAATTTTGGTGGAGCTTTTGGACATAAATGCTGTTCag tcCCTATTCGAAGAAGTATATGGCATACCTTGGAAATCGTTATCTTCCATTGATGTTAatagtttaaaaaaaatactaacAGAA TTAAATTTAAAATGGCCACATGGAAAAATCAGAAACCTCATTGATTTTGTttgtgaaaataaaaaaacaaaatatgttAGTGCGGAATATTTCATTAAACAACTAATAAATATAGAAGAAGTCACATTACAACCTTTTCAT TCAGCATCTGATtcgaaataa